The Amblyomma americanum isolate KBUSLIRL-KWMA chromosome 5, ASM5285725v1, whole genome shotgun sequence genome window below encodes:
- the LOC144134723 gene encoding thiol S-methyltransferase TMT1B-like → MHKWVYVFLSHVFMALSALTSLAVLPALLASHKFQEAFFATIYTLGQRVWDRSFKAVRQTLLSRLDALVSHNSALRSRGAVRVLEVGAAYGANLEFVKRPVEYWKLEPNTKFDAAFQKNLAANPKVKLERAICGYGEDMNMLPDGHFDIVLLTYVLCSANDSQKLVKECKRVLVKGGLLLFSEHVAHPKGSVARRIEEFATPFVRILACGCHINRDSADVLNAAGFTDIEMHQAVLDIPFPYNRHIFGAATA, encoded by the exons ATGCACAAGTGGGTGTACGTTTTTCTGTCTCACGTTTTCATGGCTTTGAGCGCCCTCACTAGTCTGGCAGTTTTGCCTGCTTTGCTCGCCAGCCACAAGTTTCAGGAGGCCTTCTTCGCCACCATCTACACGCTGGGGCAGAGAGTGTGGGACCGTAGCTTCAAGGCAGTGCGACAAACCCTTCTCTCCCGACTTGACGCTCTGGTGTCGCACAACTCGGCGCTCAGGTCGCGTGGTGCCGTGCGCGTGTTGGAAGTGGGCGCTGCATACGGAGCCAACCTGGAGTTCGTGAAACGTCCCGTCGAATACTGGAAGCTGGAGCCAAACACGAAGTTCGATGCGGCCTTCCAGAAGAACCTGGCGGCGAACCCTAAG GTGAAGCTGGAACGCGCCATTTGTGGGTATGGTGAAGACATGAACATGCTGCCTGACGGCCACTTCGACATCGTGCTCCTGACGTACGTGCTTTGTTCAGCGAATGACAGCCAGAAGCTCGTTAAGGAGTGCAAGCGAGTTCTCGTGAAG GGCGGGCTGCTCCTGTTCAGCGAGCACGTGGCACACCCGAAGGGCAGCGTGGCCAGGCGTATCGAGGAGTTCGCCACGCCATTCGTCAGGATTCTAGCATGCGGATGTCACATAAACAGGGACAGCGCCGACGTTCTCAACGCAGCCGGTTTTACCGACATTGAAATGCACCAAGCTGTACTGGACATACCATTTCCCTACAACCGTCACATATTTGGCGCTGCCACGGCCTGA